Proteins encoded together in one Amphiprion ocellaris isolate individual 3 ecotype Okinawa chromosome 14, ASM2253959v1, whole genome shotgun sequence window:
- the camlg gene encoding calcium signal-modulating cyclophilin ligand isoform X2, whose amino-acid sequence MESGEASEEKTSSVSAAQRRAEIRRRKLLMNSEDRMNRIVGFAKTEAENNGASRRPTEPRFHLDLDRTEPWSSSSSSPRPSPFLPEASGLGSRSHSATPERRGSPLPDCSEPPGGSLEDELGGLRQRPRGERVSDDNSGSPRRGLQKYLSRFDDAMKLRGQLANEKPAQDGGSDSEEFDPFRVFRLIGSILLAVFVRVFVCKYLSIFAPFLTLELAYMGLSKYFPKVEKKTKTTVLTAALLLSGIPAEVINRSMDTYRRMGDVFADLCVYFFTFILSHEILLLFGSETP is encoded by the exons ATGGAGTCGGGCGAGGCCAGCGAGGAGAAGACGAGCTCCGTGTCGGCGGCGCAGCGGAGGGCAGAGATCCGGAGGAGGAAGCTGCTGATGAACTCCGAGGACCGCATGAACCGAATCGTAGGCTTCGCTAAAACCGAGGCTGAAAATAACG GAGCGTCCCGGCGTCCCACAGAACCTCGCTTCCACCTCGATCTGGACAGAACAGAGCCGTGGtcttcgtcctcctcttccccgAGACCGTCTCCCTTCCTGCCAGAGGCGTCGGGACTCGGCAGCCGCTCCCACAGCGCCACCCCAGAGAGGAGGGGGTCTCCACTGCCAGACTGCAGCGAGCCACCCGGAGGCTCTCTGGAGGACGAGCTGGGAGGCCTCCGGCAGAGGCCGAGAGGAGAGCGGGTGTCAGACGACAACAGCGGCTCCCCACGTCGAGGCCTCCAGAAGTACCTGTCCCGCTTTGACGATGCCATGAAGCTCCGCGGTCAGCTGGCCAACGAGAAGCCGGCTCAGGACGGAGGGTCCGACTCAGAGGAGTTTGATCCCTTCAGGGTCTTCAGGCTCATCGGCAGCATCCTCCTCGCTGTGTTTGTCAGGGTTTTTGTCTGCAAGTATCTG TCAATATTTGCTCCGTTTCTGACCCTTGAACTGGCCTACATGGGACTGTCGAAATACTTTCCAAAG GTAGAGAAGAAGACCAAGACCACTGTCCTAACCGCTGCCCTGCTGCTGTCTGGGATCCCTGCTGAGGTCATCAACCGCTCCATGGACACCTACAGGAGGATGGGCGACGTCTTCGCTGACCTCTGCGTTTACTTCTTCACCTTCATCCTCTCACAtgagatcctgctgctgtttggttcAGAGACTCCCTGA
- the camlg gene encoding calcium signal-modulating cyclophilin ligand isoform X1: MESGEASEEKTSSVSAAQRRAEIRRRKLLMNSEDRMNRIVGFAKTEAENNAGASRRPTEPRFHLDLDRTEPWSSSSSSPRPSPFLPEASGLGSRSHSATPERRGSPLPDCSEPPGGSLEDELGGLRQRPRGERVSDDNSGSPRRGLQKYLSRFDDAMKLRGQLANEKPAQDGGSDSEEFDPFRVFRLIGSILLAVFVRVFVCKYLSIFAPFLTLELAYMGLSKYFPKVEKKTKTTVLTAALLLSGIPAEVINRSMDTYRRMGDVFADLCVYFFTFILSHEILLLFGSETP, from the exons ATGGAGTCGGGCGAGGCCAGCGAGGAGAAGACGAGCTCCGTGTCGGCGGCGCAGCGGAGGGCAGAGATCCGGAGGAGGAAGCTGCTGATGAACTCCGAGGACCGCATGAACCGAATCGTAGGCTTCGCTAAAACCGAGGCTGAAAATAACG CAGGAGCGTCCCGGCGTCCCACAGAACCTCGCTTCCACCTCGATCTGGACAGAACAGAGCCGTGGtcttcgtcctcctcttccccgAGACCGTCTCCCTTCCTGCCAGAGGCGTCGGGACTCGGCAGCCGCTCCCACAGCGCCACCCCAGAGAGGAGGGGGTCTCCACTGCCAGACTGCAGCGAGCCACCCGGAGGCTCTCTGGAGGACGAGCTGGGAGGCCTCCGGCAGAGGCCGAGAGGAGAGCGGGTGTCAGACGACAACAGCGGCTCCCCACGTCGAGGCCTCCAGAAGTACCTGTCCCGCTTTGACGATGCCATGAAGCTCCGCGGTCAGCTGGCCAACGAGAAGCCGGCTCAGGACGGAGGGTCCGACTCAGAGGAGTTTGATCCCTTCAGGGTCTTCAGGCTCATCGGCAGCATCCTCCTCGCTGTGTTTGTCAGGGTTTTTGTCTGCAAGTATCTG TCAATATTTGCTCCGTTTCTGACCCTTGAACTGGCCTACATGGGACTGTCGAAATACTTTCCAAAG GTAGAGAAGAAGACCAAGACCACTGTCCTAACCGCTGCCCTGCTGCTGTCTGGGATCCCTGCTGAGGTCATCAACCGCTCCATGGACACCTACAGGAGGATGGGCGACGTCTTCGCTGACCTCTGCGTTTACTTCTTCACCTTCATCCTCTCACAtgagatcctgctgctgtttggttcAGAGACTCCCTGA